The sequence AACACAATCAGGAATATGGTCAATCTAATAAAAACCTTCATCGGGCCAAAGTGCAAATTCATGACTTGATTCTCTTATCCGGATGAGGGCAGCGCGGATCATCGTTCCTCAGCGTGAAGTGGCCCGGACACGCCTCGTTCGGCGCTTGCAGCCCTTCCGGGAACCCCGGAAAGCCGGGCATCCATTGCGACGCGTACACCTTGATCCGGTCCTCCGGTAAAAACAGCACCCACAAGAATCCGTCGGAAAAGTACTCGTACTTCTCGACCGGCACCACGCGACCCGCTATCGAATTCGGATCTTTCGCGAACATCTCGTCGTTGCGCCATTCGACAGTCACAGTCAGCCCGGGACGCCATTTGTTGGGCAACGATACGCAACAGATAATTCGCCTTCCACCGCTTCCAATACGCGACCGAACATTACCTCCCCAGGTGCCATCGACATAAAACCGACCAATGGGGATTTCCGTGTAGTTCAACGCGTTCAGCTTCAGGCTCATCATGTCGTCATCCGC comes from Burkholderia savannae and encodes:
- a CDS encoding DUF3304 domain-containing protein — translated: MDAVALLLLLLALLGSVAACSRAGSDASLEAGGKGEAVSQADDDMMSLKLNALNYTEIPIGRFYVDGTWGGNVRSRIGSGGRRIICCVSLPNKWRPGLTVTVEWRNDEMFAKDPNSIAGRVVPVEKYEYFSDGFLWVLFLPEDRIKVYASQWMPGFPGFPEGLQAPNEACPGHFTLRNDDPRCPHPDKRIKS